aattattaaaatatatgtacatatatatgcaTGTTTAAACATTTGGACAACAAAATGCCTAATTCAAACTTGGTGTGCTGTTCATGGCCTGCTTTTGAGCCAATTTTAGGCTAAATTAGAAGCTGAATCTGATATTGGGAGAAGCACATGGATGCCATGATCGAATATGGTGGTTTCAGCCCATGAGACACCAGATGAGAAGCCAAATACTAAGCTAGATCTCAGAGGCTATGAACCATGTTTGTtccaggagaaaaataaattgtctccTACATGAATTGTATCTGTACGACTGGTTTCATGATAAAACTTACCagcattcaaagaaatttttctcttgttttcagGAAAAGAAGCATTGAGTCAatggaaaattccatttttcaaacTAAGCGCTTCTTATGATCCCAGTATCAATCCAGGAGCTATTTCTGACATGGTTTCTGCTGGATTTTCCACGAGTAATACATTACTCAGTCAACATATAGAGTAAGTAGCAAAGCAGGAATATGCATGCCactcaagatttttttctccattcacaTTTGGAGACTTTTCTCATTTCTAACATTagggaaaaaatacattaaactatTTCATCTCAAATATGAACCCAAAATTTTGGAAGAGGCTGGCTGTATgtttaagcaaaaaaaatggaTAACATTACAATGAAgtgattccaaaaaaaaaaaagagtaaggaagtaaaatatgcaGCATACCAAACGCACTCGAGCATCTAGTAGGTCTTATTTTGTAAGACATTGGCAAAAATGGAGGAGTCGAGTTAGACTAATCCTCTCAATTTCCATGACATTATGACGTCACCTAAGGAGGAGGGGAGCCGAGATCAATGTAAAATCAGGTTAAGTGAAATAGATAAATTAAGCATACCCAATGATAATTTATggttaaaataaagtgaaattttaaaaaaattaagaaaatacacAAGTATCAGTAGATGGGTGGGAATTAACATGATAGCTTCAAGTGGCAAATGACTAAAGCTTAAAATACATAGTATTCCTATTTTTGTGGCACCAAATGCCACCTGCCCAAGCCCCTTGTGTAACTGCTACATGTACAGAAATGCTTAACTTCATTGCCACACAAACAAACTCCCTGATTCTTTTTCTTCAGACAGCTAAGTACATAGCCTCCATCTCTTAAACCCACTCATTAACCACATCCACTTCCCTCATCTTTTCACAACACTGAACTCCTTCCCTAGTGGCTTGGTTACCGTGGAGGACCTAGCCAGTTCCTTTGGTTAGGAGGGACCCAAAGAAAGCTGAGtgataatttttagaaaatgaatCCATACGATTATAAAAGAATACAATGGAGCATTTATTGTTGATCGTTTAATTAACCATTCATTGGATTATCCGCATACCACTTCCCTACCTGTTCCCTAAACACTAACTTTTTCCTAGCCTCCTCAATTGTACCACAAAACGATCAGTAATTTAATAGCATGGGAGTAAAAGGAATCAAAATACACCAAACTCCACTTTACGATGAGTTTGAGTTACAATAGATTCAGTATACGATCTGAGATACgatttttaaaactcaaaattcacCGATTCTGCTCCTACCAGTGCAATGTGTAATTAAATATGTAATTGCATGACTTGCTTTTAAACAAAACACGTttatgaacaatttttaaattcactCATGCCCGTTAAACCGATGTCTTATTCCGAAATAATGTAGATTTACATATGATGCAATCTGCTTTACAATCAGTCCTCCAGAACAGACTAACATCATGCAGCTAGGGCTTCCTGTAGCATAAATTGATACTAActatcacagaaaatatttataacaaaatggtcATTGATGGATTATCTGTCTCTTTTGGCTACATTTTTGAGCTTTCAATTCCATGAAAATGGACAATCAAAGCTTTTCAGTACCAGCCTATTAATTTAAGGTCTTGAATGACCAGAGTGAGGTGATGATGAACCAAAGATTTAAGCCCCAACCTTATGGAGTTCAATAATTATACTAAGAAAGGAAACCACCTCAAAAtcctcagaaatttttaatttcaacaaaaaatcatttttcagaaGATTCAGTTATCTGTTGATGTCGAATCTTTGACATAACCAATcattgtaaatataaatatttgccaaggaattttttttcaatgattatttccattttaattattaaattcctaAAAGCTGAGTGGTGCCTTGGATTTGATAATTTCAACTCTGACTAAATTTGACACTTTGGGCATGAAAAATGTCTTTGGAAAAAATGTCCttcacattgaaatgaaaaaggtattatatattACTGGCCATGGTACCATGGAAGATCATGGTAATGCCATGATTTCTATTTTCCTTGGGGCCCCTAAAATATAGCTCTGTCATCATCCTCTTCCCTCTCTTCGATGTCAGCAGTAACTCACTCCTTTAGTGCATTTTCCAAGCACCTCTAACAACTAGCCTTTCGAAATATAATGGCTATATTACCATATGCATATGTCTTTGAGAATGGCCATGATTTCAAAGCATGAACAAAAGTACATAGCTTAACTGTAATAAAATCATTTTGGTGCAAATAAATCAAGCTCTCACTCACTCAGTACTACAGCCACATGGTCAAGTCAATCATGGAGGTACACCAAGGAAGGAAATACATTACGGGTAAAGTTCTGCTCTGCCAGAGGAGTTCGTAGTtctgaaaagataaaaatagtgccatgaaattcttaaataaaaaaacattagatcaccacttaaaaattgatttcacatcaTGAGGATTTCTCATTGAATCTCAATGAGTGTTCAGAGTAATAAGTAATACACAAATAGAAACAATATAAGATAaatagtagagatgggtcgaatagcagatttctcggactggaatatcgaattcgaatattaaatcattgctccaATATTCTAATACcttgaatttcgaatacctcgaatactacaCGATGAATGCGGAAATGTTCGACTTGGTTGCccatgcagcaggaaacacaagattttggcgggtaattgtgatttccttaactttttccctactatacacgtataaatacgtgtggacgtttcctgacccgggagacgacggccgaatatatttacgtgtgagattttcctagccaggagaacgaaagccgtaaatataagttttctagctctcccccttttaggacggtcgcgggtttacgtcgtttttgtctcgggacccaaccctgcgcagtttaggatttaccctcggaatccgggagcaggtacccgaacCCCtagtcttttataacccctcttagcggtaagggacagcggtcatacaattgtttatcccgtcaggtttcaaaataaatatttgttcatttctcaagaaaagtaaactaagaattgaattatttgtcttttgagcagcgtttacaattttaaatgaaattctacgataaatattaacttatatctcgagttatgtataaaaatcaacatggaaattgttgctgcattaaatgcgttagcattggccttagaacttcgtttaaaatttgacaatgctcagaaaaaaaggaggaattcaattcaaagtctgcaatttacatgcaagcagcaattatccatttgctaaatacatataagcaatacagaAACTGACCGCGACCAATgctgcaggtatggtcgtaaacccggaaaggagggagcacaactactctcggagtccgagataatgcaaagtcccagcgtggaggggtcgaaaaaggttcagcgagacccttcttaacgaatgccctccaaaaatgctccgtaccacgagaaagaagagtctcttggggttcagtacagcagtcatgctaagacgaaaacttcGCCGtttcgaaagggttaaaaggatTCAAagaggaatttagctgattaatggaatattttaaattaatggaagcaattgggcatatagttgattgaACTAAcatatctttcaaatattctaaggggacacaccacctcgaaaaaaatgattgcatgccgtctcggtatttacactgctacgatggatttctgtctgatgtatacattcttatctaccaaacgccatttcagcggcacgcccatctgatacttggcttcatccaacttcttattttcaacaggtagctcgctttacccccactcttGCCACCAATGACGTGTGTGCGACAGTGGGTGgcatgaaattcaaagtattcgaggtattcgagagcgtaccttaagcataattattcgagatctcaagtatcgaatactttctagtattcgaggtcgagtattcgcggatactatttgcacatctctaataaatagatatgaaataacaaatagaTATTGAAAAAGACTTTCCGTGAATAGGGAAGCCTCCCATCTCTACGAAAAAAGAACAATATTCCCATCCTTCTCTGCTCAGCTTAATCAAGATCACACAAACCTATGTAAGTGATCATGGCAGTAAGTGGGATGTTTAATCTGACAGCTAGTCCTCTATTTGACCAAAGCTTCGAGCGCAGGAAAAGTGAATAATCAGACATGCCATTATCACAAACAATTTTTTCACCAACTCTACGATATTTTttgagttgaaataatttttttaattgaggtTCTTCCCAATATTGCAATTGACTCATACCAGTCCCTTCCTTCAGCCAACCTTTGCTGTTTCCTAAAAGGTCCACTCAGACTTGGACCTGTAACCCATTAGTAAGTAGTGAAATGCCACACATCTACGTGCTATGCTATTAAACCACCCATTTGGCCACTTTACCCTCTACAACCTTGACAGGCATTCAAATTGTGCACAGGGTTTCTTTAAGATAATATGTACTAcctaatattgttcatttttccatatttttgacaAGTTACCCTCACTTTTAATATTACTAATTCATGCAATTATTTTGGCAGATTAATGGACAAAAACCGTCATGTAACGAAGAAATTAGACCTGATTGCTTCTATTGGAGAATCAGCCAGAATTTTAGAGAAAGCTAAAAACTTAGATGCAGCATTGATAGGGGCAGCAACACAAAGAACCGAAGCCTTTGACAACAGCTTCATAAAAGAGGTAAGACAAAACATAATTATCAACCAATACTAATCATAATGTGCATGCAAAATGCAGTGATTTAGTCTTTATTTGTAAGTGAAAACatgacaaaattttatgaaaatcccTTCAGAGAAGacatattatatttcataaatgcatgtAAGAGATACCCAAGGTGAATCAAGCAGCTTTCAAACATTCGTATGCAAATATGAAGATCAGGAAAGCCTCAATAATCAGTGGCTCTATTAACCTCTCATTAAACTATTCACCCATTATTTCTCAAGTCAGTCCCCCAAAAATACTACCCCTTACTCTCACTTTTCTATGCTCCTCAATTCTCTATCGCATCCAATTCTTTCTGATGAGTATTTAATCAATGAATAGGgagttaaatacataaaaaatagctttCCACAGGAATGAAATAATAACTCTGGTGAAAAATCCACACTACTGAGAAAAAAGCCTAGACGATCATGCGGAGACTGTCGAATGCGATGACAGCAGCATCCCTAGAGACAGTTTTGCTGCCTATGGCATGCGGCACAATGTGGTGGAGgttcttaattttatttgaatgagacATTGAAATATGTCCATAGGATTTCAGGAAATTCACTAATGATCTCTACGGGGCACATTTGTATTTTATGACTTAAAGCTTATCTCAAAGTGTTAAAAAGATCAAATATTGAGTTTGTATCCAACTTTGAGTAAATTTTGAAAGAATCGTTGTTTGAGTACAAGCAGACTTAGTGTCAGCATAGCGGTATGGATTGGAAGTCTGCGCTAGTGGTCCAACAGGTCACAAGTCAAAAAAGGattatcagtttattttttatttctggtcTGATCAGCCTTTTTTAGGTCACCTTTCCCCTCTATCAGGATAGATAATTGAAGCTACCCGGTATTGTCTGTTTTATTGGCCAGCCAATTGACAAACTTTTTCCTGTTAAACTGATATTTCATCTTCACCATTAAATCTTTAAGTGACCAACCTTGCACTATCAAACCAGCCTTGCTCCAACCCCTGTCACAGTGAAAATCTGCAAGGGGAAAGGCATTGTCCTCTATTTCTCTCAGTAGCTAAAATGATTTAGCAGTGGACTTAATTCAAATATGtattgcgaaagatccacagagaaaaaacaatcatccgccttgaccaggattcgaacctggatccccgaTTTCctgtcgagtgctttagccagttaagctaccgtggCGTCactcttccctgtggatattttttgaCACTACCAGTCAAGGTGTtgttggactgctgagcatatgataccacaagcagtccaaatcgtgcgcacagcaccacagccggagagcaggcccggacatagaacaaagaggtgttcgctcttaactagttttgagtataccgggactagccacggtgataacttacaCGGGAGTCAGCCGAAATGCTCAATTGTgtaaaagatccacagagaaaaaattatccgccttgactgggattcgaacacggatcccccgatttccggtcgagtgctttagccagttaagctaccaaggcgttagtcttccctgtggatatttttggacactacggACAAGATACCTTGCCCATGTCCACCTTGTCCGTAGTGTCCAAAAATAatcacagggaagaatgatgcctcagtagcttaactggctaaagcactcgaccggaaatcgggggatgcgggtttgaatcccggtcaaggcggatgatttttttctctgtggatctttcacacgactgtgcattgcaggtgactcccatataagttatcaccgtggctagtcccggtatacttaaaaattaattctaattgtAGGTGATATCACTAAGGAAGAACATATACATGAAAAAGTTCCTCTGAGCATTGTAAATTTAACCATATGTATGAATTGAGCAATTCATGTAACTCTTTCTTGGGAGTGGACAAAGCCTGGACCCAAAAAATATCACAGTGAGCCTATTTTCCTACTTACCGGGTACATATGCGCTATGTTTTGTATGCTATAGGGTCTGAAAAATCTGATATTCTAATCGAGCATGCCTCAGTTGGATCTTAAGACTAAATTGACCTCAAAAATCAAAGTCAATTGGAATGTAATAAAAGTAATTGGAGGCGAggctgagaaaaaaatagcagCAACTTGCTCATTGGGAATGCTTTAACAAATGTATCATGATTCTTTTTTCCAGATGCTGGAGCTGGAGCTAGGAAATGGCCACATGAAAACAAAGGGAATAGATCTAATAGCCATTGATGTTCAAAATGGAAGAGACTTGGGAATAAGCACATACAATGATGCCAGGAGGTTATGCGGCTTGAAGAGAGCCAAAGAATTTCACGACTTTAAGGACACCATCAAGCCATCTGTAAGACTTAACTACTAAATGCATTATTTATATTGACTCATTTGACTCTTCCTTCAACGGTTGAAATTGCCAAAAAGATGGTCTTTCAAACATCTTACATACACTAGAGACATCTCAGATACTCTGGTGTAACAAATTTGATCTACCAGCGTGAAACCATTTAGCATTGCACGATCAGAGCACTATACATTAAACCTTGATTATTTTCCAAAAGGAAGATATTgagtcatttgaaatttttaaatagaatttcaaatatgtattcacATATGTAGTGGGTGAATTTTTTCTCTGTCATAAACCTTGTTTTCTGATATGCATTATGGAGTTTTCCACCCCATGTCAGCATCAAAAAATGTCCCACACAGCATATAGGTAGGGTAATGTGAATTCCTTCCTCTAACTTGTTGCTTCATTTTTACTCTTCACTTTAATTCAGCTTTAACTGTTTTATACTAATTTTTCAGGCAATAGGGCATCTGAAGAATCTGTACCTTTCTCCTGATGATGTGGACTTGTTAGCTGGTCTTTACTTGGAAAAGCCTTACGATGGCGGACTTGTCGGACAAATCGCTAGCTGTCTCTTTGCCGAACAATTTGCCAGACTTCGCCAGGGAGATCGCTTCTTCACTAACGCAGAGGGTTTTAAACACTCTTTCTCAAAAGGTATCGCTCAACACATAATCCATTATGAAGGTCTTCATACGACAACATTATATCACAATGTAAAATGCAATGAACCATAGTCATAGTCCAGGAGGGTACGAAATAAATGATTTGACTTGTTCCCCTAAGTAAAGTAAACCTAAGTAAAACCATGTATGTagagcaaaaaaagattttgGCATTAAGAGAAAATCACCTTGGttggtttcaaaattttatggcaaCATGATTTAGAGATACCCATGGCCAAAATAATGTTAAACATTTGCTTACGTTGGGATTGAATATTTGTGCATTCCAATGATTCAAACATATTTCAAACTTTTACAAAAGATACATTCTATTGTGAGAATACAAAAGACAGAAGCACTCCCAAGTGAGAAGGGTGGACTCAAAATACCAACGTCAATGCACTCTAAAACGATTTCAAATTTAAAGGAAACAAATAACATCCATTTTCAGCTTCCTCTCCCTTCCCCATGGCTACACCCTAGTACATGTACAAATAATGAATATGTACGGTGAAATCATTACATACTTATGTTATTTCTATTTCCAATTATCTAGAACAATTAAATGCAATCCTTCCTGTGAGCTTATCCAGCTTGATCTGTGCCAGCTCAGACTCGGTGTCCCGAATTCAGCCAAATGCCTTTGTCCAGCCATCACCTGGGTAAGTTACATGAGAATTGATATGTAGAGTGTTTACATAGCTTACATAAATATGTATTGATGCTCTTGTTGCTCAACTAATTTGACATAGCCTGCATAAATATCAATAAtgtaagacaaaaaaatatatataggtatataagTTATTTTAGTTCAAATACATACTTAGTAACTAAACCCATTCATTGGTTTACGTAGATAGGTGAGGTTGAAATAGATCCCAAAAATTAAGAATACctatacataaataaataggtGGTAGAAGTGGTAAATATTCTCTACCATCAACGCTCGAAGGGCAAAAGTGGGTAATCGGTAAAAAGGAATAATAGGTAGACACTAAAATTGTGTGAATCTGGAGAAGGTAGCCATAATGTCAGCAGAAGTTCTAAGTAGATGGTACTAAAATTTCCGATTACCCAACAGTAAAGAGTAATTACTAGGAGAATACAGGAGCATATCCAAATAACTCTTGAGGTACAACAGCAAAATGGCtactaaaatgaagaaaaagcatagttcaatatgaaatagaaaattatgcAATGCCAGGAAATCTAATATCAACCAACATAAGCTCAATAATTTGTGACATCTTGAAAGGGAGATTGAGCAGTGCCCATCTAGTTTCCTCTCTGCATGCATAGTTAAATGACGACAAAAGACATAAGTCACAATAGGCAACAGAAGTCATAAAATTCCTATAAACTTCATTATACAagaattttaatgtatttcagCAAATATGGTGGAACTCTTCATTCATCTGTTTGTGAGTAAGATTTAATTTTACacttcttataattttaaacgacaaaataTACTCTTTTGGTTGGAAGAGAGGATGATATTTTGTCCttgaataatatacataattcCAACCAAAAAATGtctcaaaattaattataaaaagataGGAAAATTGCATCTTATTCAAAacaaacatcatcatcataagtaaaaTGCCATGCTTTCCCTGATAGCTGTTTGGGAGAAAATCTCTATGGTTTCAGacaagaaaaaagtaaatttactcAAATCACAGATAAAATGTCTTCGGTTTCAACCTGGGTCTGATTCTGCACATCGTTCTCCAATGTTTCAATGTGTTCCCATACGTCCAAGTACACAGCTCAAAATGCTGGAGGAAGATATGGAGAACCTGACTAGTGTGAAACTTGTGATATCTTTATccataatatttattccaaaagCACCATATCACACAAATCCTTTAAGTTTTTTAGATAATGTGTGTACCCAAAGATGTAAGATGCACATGATAGTTTCCTTCACACAAATGGTGAGATTTTATGTTGAAAAGAGCCTAAATGATATAGTAGTAATTTCAAGCACATGCATTGCATAATTTCTTCAAACAGGAAGCAAGAAGAAAATCATAGAAGTCCAAACACTATTCTCACATCgagaaagcaaaaatatttcaagggaaTTGCATGAGGTGACTTACTTCCAGCAAAcataaattttagcaaaaattttgaaaaaaaaagaataagtaaaataaaacattgacaATCATAAACCCTTTCGTGCCGGAGGTCGGATGGAGCCGACAAGAATTTTCATACGCATAACACCTGACGTCAGGTATAGCTGTCgcggatttttcaatgcaaacgagcGTCCATCGGCACTGGCCAATACAAGGGAAgggaccgctgaggtagcaattgtccgatgcactcaggcctggcctgagacccagcttagcaagTTCTAAGCGCCACTGCCCATGCAATAAAGCCCGGCCTTCTCAAttatttatgatcatcctcaccgcagAAATTCGTTGCGAAGTGGTTATaacagttttttcaatgatatatttagttgtatactacaattttttaatacttctatgcaatttttaatctaaatttaagcattataaataatttaaaataacggACTTCTGGACTTAAAGCTTTATTACCTTTTACTTactacctttatttttattaatgctagaaatccgtttaaaattccacgatgctttaaaaaatattagttattcttttagatgagtaaattattgaaaatcaaatactatttttggttgaaaaaaaaaacactggtaacgcaatgagttgaccgtggattcgtgctatgatagggttagagggtgtagtCAGTCCAGCGGCCGGGGAAAGGGACGGGTGCCCCattgagctgggtcccaaatctgagggacgaaaatatcCAGGCAaatcacccccaaaaaagagctccgtacagagaggtttaagaTATTCTCATTCTACTCATAGcacggaaaatgttttccaattgtagGCGGCAGCAGGAAGGGGTTAGACacagagaaattattaaaaagataTTATCAATGACACTATACATATTAAAAgatcatttctaattttttttcaggaatCCATTGAAAAAATGCAAGAATATACCAAGATTGGACTTGGGTCCCTGGAAAAATTTGAATCTGCCAGAGAAAACATGCGGAACTCATGGATGAGAAGTTTAACACAGATGGAAATGATAACATAGATTTGGATcacagaattaaaatttgaaagggCTGCTGACCACAGTGTAGATGAAGAAAATATACTTGACATGTCACccgcaaataaattttaaatgcttgtCAGATAATGAAATTGCTTGTAAAAAGCATGAATTACCTTTTTATCACCATAATTATGAAGTTGAAGGCCCATTGATTAAATATAAGATGCTCTATTTAAGGATTTACTTCcccgatgaaaaaaaaatttctaatttttcacagAAACTTTTAAAACTTATACTTTATAATTTATACTATACATCATGCGTTGTGTTACTGAAATTAAAGCTTTTCTGCCTTTAAAAAACAACAAGCCTTTTCCTTTTAACGTCCCAGAATACAACGAATCTTCCAGATGTCATACATCTACACACAGCTAAAACCTATGGATGTGAAGGATGACATAACAatgttacatattttaatttaatataaaatgcatAACAAGAGTTTGCTTGTACTGTATTTGAATGAATGACCAAACTCAATCATTGCCATGAGTTTCCTTATTGCACTTAAATGTAATCATTCCCTGCAAAATATATGCATCATACAAAAAACATGCATTTCAAAAGACTCTTTACCTATAGAAATTAAACATGCACATTCAACACAAAAAACTGAAAGCACTGGATATAaagaattataaatatgttatgaTCCAACAGTAAGTAAAATATTGAAGCCAAAATAAGTATTCAAACAGAAAACTTGGTTTGGCCTCTGTATTTCCCATCTATAGTTATGGGGCGACATAGTTTAATCCTCCTATAAGGACGGATACATAAATTCACtttgaatgaaattataaatgagGGAAGTTTTTTGAATACCTATATGCAAAATATGGAATATTGGTCCTGAGTGAAAGTTAATACAAATTCatgttcataaaatttttttcacaactaaTGTTAGGAGAGAGAGGCTTTATCTCATTCCCTAAACATTCACACAACCCACAGCAAGTCATCCATCTGAGAGTCATTGTCTTATATGACAACGCAAACAATCATTACACAAAACGGCCAATTTAACACAATCACTCTAAAAACAAACTAACAAAATCACACATTGATGAACCCCTTCTATTGTGGCTCTACTTTTTAGTTTTTACCTAAGACTAATATCATGAGTTCCAACCCCTATATCCCTCATTACTAACATTTCCACCCTAATATCATactgttctattgcaggaaaacacaagagtccattaggaaataaacttttaattctgggctatgcacgatacaacgcatggcgtagtcccgccaacaactgccgggcgtgccccgtcctcacatgtcttatccttgggacagggctaccaccctggatacaacaactcccctccactaaaataaccctttacaaacatgaaaattaaatacatgaaaacataagatacattacataagaaaatcattcaaatattttggtggctgcctttttcgtgatgggcgactcaagggagtagaacaaggcttagccaatacagggcttctaggcaagggttcatgagtattctcatgggtagcagatcctggactgtctgactcggaaatatcattttggggaagtgggattttagcaacctcctcggtattgacattagcaggtggggtaaactcatttctcttatcttcacaggacacaattcttggacgaaggaattgaagggagacatttttttttagtttcccatcacacaagacatcaaaggacttggcactcacttgctttactattgtcgcaggtttccattgttttacattgtgtttaacaccctgtgtccacaccgtatcaccctctttcaattccggtaatttagtgctatgtttggaggccaccttctcattacaggaagtcacccggtcttccacaatgctcattggatttaatagggacaactttgttctaagcttcctccccaggaataactctgcaggttctatcttagttacagtgtgtggcgtcgtacgataagccattaggaatttgttaatcctacgctgcaaggacaatacttcacatgatttatcaagcaccgatttctttagagcctgttttacatgctgcacagttttctctgcctgaccatttgctcttggtaagtatgggggagaaaacagatgtttggcacccatactagtaagaaactcactaatttcttgggactgaaaaggtgggccatta
The DNA window shown above is from Ischnura elegans chromosome 4, ioIscEleg1.1, whole genome shotgun sequence and carries:
- the LOC124157601 gene encoding peroxidase-like; translated protein: MDKNRHVTKKLDLIASIGESARILEKAKNLDAALIGAATQRTEAFDNSFIKEMLELELGNGHMKTKGIDLIAIDVQNGRDLGISTYNDARRLCGLKRAKEFHDFKDTIKPSAIGHLKNLYLSPDDVDLLAGLYLEKPYDGGLVGQIASCLFAEQFARLRQGDRFFTNAEGFKHSFSKEQLNAILPVSLSSLICASSDSVSRIQPNAFVQPSPGNPLKKCKNIPRLDLGPWKNLNLPEKTCGTHG